The Thalassotalea psychrophila genome window below encodes:
- a CDS encoding alpha/beta hydrolase domain-containing protein, with translation MGKIKFFLVFSLALLLCGVANAALVSQTIKSEKSFNLKNMKMEAISGEFTFLIDPKNPSNQQIVDIDKAPTNSDGLVEAKANFFIIQNKDPKQRKGALVEVSNRGSKAALRYFNHAARSDTPNKSSALGDGLIQELGLSLVWVGWQGDLTISANTMHASLPKIVGLNGWARSDWTVDSAKSLLTLAHKEGIATIYPVDFAKQQDAWLTKRMGRDNLRSVVPRSMWQFSSDGKKIAGDFSPGIYELVYPSRDPMVTGVGLAILRDTSAYIKQIDNTFSVPKTIAFGVSQTGRFLRHFLHQGFNETEMGTMAFDGMLIHTAGAGRGSFNHRFAQPSRDAHRMSAFLYPTDIFPFTSARVRSDITNKKVGLLKRHHEDFYPKIFYTNTGYEYWGRAAGLIHTHNVFDIAPLKNERIYHFASAQHFVENKNNLVLLDEKSGMYRGNPLDFKLHLRALLSHLTSWVVDDNEPPKSAYPRFANQTLTTFSHYQLPEWLNLEKPFKPHTAYEVEYGKGWEQGIITNQPPVILAEIMPPVPKVDNNGHELGGINHPLIKAPIATFLPWVLRYNKFSSNEIEDFRGSVKKWTKKRIFSRYADKRSYLNHLNKMTLKSLADGWILARDVSRVKQQGNWLWDWSMDQPDPIYAAVDDNSLEER, from the coding sequence ATGGGTAAAATCAAATTTTTTCTAGTTTTCAGCCTTGCATTACTATTGTGTGGAGTGGCTAATGCCGCACTGGTAAGTCAAACCATCAAAAGTGAGAAATCGTTTAATTTAAAAAATATGAAGATGGAAGCCATAAGTGGCGAATTTACCTTTCTTATCGATCCTAAAAACCCCAGTAATCAACAAATTGTTGATATTGATAAAGCGCCGACCAATAGTGATGGTTTAGTAGAGGCTAAAGCTAACTTTTTTATTATTCAAAACAAAGATCCTAAACAACGTAAAGGAGCCTTAGTAGAGGTGAGTAACCGAGGCTCAAAAGCAGCACTCAGATACTTTAACCATGCTGCACGTTCAGACACACCAAATAAATCATCCGCATTAGGTGATGGCCTTATTCAAGAACTTGGTTTGTCATTGGTTTGGGTTGGCTGGCAGGGAGATCTAACTATTAGTGCTAACACCATGCATGCTTCATTACCAAAAATTGTAGGGCTTAATGGCTGGGCTCGTAGTGATTGGACTGTAGATTCGGCAAAATCATTATTAACACTTGCCCATAAAGAGGGTATAGCAACAATTTACCCAGTCGATTTTGCTAAACAACAAGATGCTTGGCTTACTAAAAGAATGGGGAGAGATAACTTACGTTCAGTTGTACCTCGCTCTATGTGGCAATTTAGCTCTGATGGTAAAAAAATAGCCGGAGATTTTTCTCCAGGTATTTATGAATTAGTTTACCCAAGCCGTGACCCTATGGTGACAGGAGTAGGTTTAGCTATTTTACGAGATACATCAGCCTATATTAAACAAATTGATAATACTTTTTCAGTACCAAAAACCATAGCGTTTGGAGTATCGCAGACAGGCCGTTTTTTAAGGCATTTTTTGCATCAAGGCTTTAATGAAACTGAAATGGGGACTATGGCATTTGATGGTATGTTAATTCATACTGCAGGGGCCGGTCGCGGCAGTTTCAATCATAGATTCGCTCAACCTTCGCGTGATGCGCATCGCATGTCGGCATTTTTATACCCAACAGATATTTTTCCATTTACTAGTGCTAGAGTACGTTCCGATATTACTAACAAAAAAGTTGGTTTATTAAAGCGCCATCATGAAGATTTTTATCCAAAGATATTTTACACCAATACTGGTTATGAGTATTGGGGACGAGCTGCGGGTTTAATACATACACATAATGTATTTGATATAGCACCATTAAAAAATGAGCGTATTTATCATTTTGCATCGGCTCAACACTTTGTAGAAAATAAAAATAACTTAGTATTACTTGATGAAAAATCAGGTATGTATCGTGGTAACCCATTAGATTTTAAATTACATTTACGCGCTTTATTATCGCATTTAACCAGTTGGGTTGTTGATGATAATGAACCTCCTAAAAGTGCCTATCCACGCTTTGCTAATCAAACACTAACTACTTTTTCTCATTACCAATTGCCAGAATGGTTGAATTTAGAAAAACCGTTTAAACCGCATACTGCCTATGAAGTTGAATATGGTAAAGGTTGGGAGCAAGGGATTATTACGAATCAACCTCCGGTAATCTTGGCTGAAATTATGCCACCAGTACCGAAAGTAGATAATAATGGTCACGAATTAGGGGGCATTAATCACCCGCTTATTAAAGCGCCTATTGCTACTTTTTTACCTTGGGTGCTTAGATACAATAAATTCTCAAGTAATGAGATTGAAGATTTTCGTGGTAGTGTTAAAAAGTGGACTAAAAAGCGTATATTCTCGCGCTATGCAGATAAAAGATCGTATTTAAATCACCTTAATAAAATGACTTTAAAAAGTTTGGCAGATGGCTGGATTTTAGCTCGCGATGTATCGCGAGTTAAGCAGCAAGGCAATTGGTTATGGGATTGGAGTATGGATCAACCCGATCCAATTTATGCTGCAGTAGACGATAATTCATTAGAAGAGCGTTAA
- a CDS encoding Kelch repeat-containing protein: MRFTLPMLFSVFSFIAIANPLVLPNLPEPVTNNAVAQVTTSQGDYLISFMGLGGNKTYKDVHNRVWALKLGNKQWQSKNPVPASLPLPGRLASVAVGVGPYAYVFGGYTVASDHQEISSPDVYRYDVVKDTYKVLPSMPVPVDDSVALVYQQRYIYLVSGWHNAGNVNLVQVYDIKNNSWQQASPFLGKPVFGQAGAIVGNTLLVCDGVIVQPQLLKRRTYQDIAQCLKGTIDESNPLKIDWQLVEHPTGQGRYRMASAGVNGSILFIGGSTNPYNFNGMGYNGIAAPATSEIWLFDPNTNKWIMQLGSHDKSMDHRGLLIYKSQLIIVGGMDDNQQVVNSVKSISLGNTIP; the protein is encoded by the coding sequence ATGCGTTTCACTCTCCCTATGTTGTTTAGCGTTTTTTCATTCATTGCTATTGCTAATCCTTTAGTTTTACCCAATTTACCCGAACCTGTTACCAATAATGCTGTTGCGCAAGTAACAACTTCTCAGGGCGACTACCTCATCAGTTTTATGGGCTTAGGGGGAAATAAAACATATAAAGACGTACACAATAGAGTTTGGGCGCTAAAGTTAGGGAATAAACAATGGCAAAGTAAAAATCCTGTTCCTGCGAGTTTGCCTTTACCAGGGCGATTAGCATCGGTAGCGGTTGGTGTGGGTCCATATGCTTATGTGTTTGGTGGTTATACGGTGGCTAGTGATCATCAAGAAATATCGAGCCCTGACGTGTACCGCTATGATGTAGTAAAAGATACCTATAAAGTTCTCCCTTCAATGCCTGTACCTGTCGACGATAGTGTGGCGCTAGTTTATCAACAACGGTACATTTATCTAGTTAGTGGTTGGCATAACGCTGGCAATGTAAACTTGGTGCAGGTCTATGACATTAAAAATAACAGTTGGCAACAAGCATCACCATTTCTTGGTAAGCCGGTGTTTGGCCAAGCTGGGGCAATTGTCGGTAATACTCTACTAGTTTGCGATGGCGTTATTGTGCAGCCTCAATTATTAAAACGTAGAACTTATCAAGATATTGCTCAGTGCTTAAAGGGTACTATTGACGAGAGCAATCCTCTTAAAATAGATTGGCAATTGGTTGAACATCCAACTGGACAGGGGAGGTATAGGATGGCTTCTGCTGGTGTTAATGGTTCTATATTATTTATTGGCGGTTCAACTAATCCATACAACTTCAATGGCATGGGTTATAACGGTATTGCAGCGCCAGCTACCTCAGAAATTTGGCTCTTCGACCCCAACACTAATAAGTGGATAATGCAGCTAGGTAGTCACGATAAATCAATGGATCATAGAGGCTTACTTATTTATAAAAGCCAGCTCATTATTGTCGGTGGTATGGATGATAATCAACAGGTGGTCAATTCTGTCAAAAGCATTTCTTTGGGTAATACAATCCCCTAG